In the Streptomyces sp. SJL17-4 genome, CGTCCCCGTCCGTGGCGCGTCACCCACCCACCTGGCCCTCGCCGCCGGGCACCTCGTCACCGCCAACTACACCTCCGGCAGCGTCACCGCCCTGCCCCTGGCCGAGGACGGCACCGCCCGCCCCGCCGCGACCGTCCTGCGGCACGAGGGCAGCGGCCCCGTCGCCTCCCGCCAGGCCGGCCCGCACGCCCACCAGGTGCTTCCCGACCCCAGCGGCCGCTGGATCGTCAGCGTGGACCTCGGCACCGACTCCGTACGGATCTGCGCCCTGGACCCCGCCACCGGCGCCCTCACCCTCCACGGCGAGACCGCGCTGCGCCCCGGCACCGGACCGCGCCATCTCGCCTTCCACCCGGCCGGCACGCACGCGTACGTCCTGAACGAGCTGGAGCCCACCCTCACCGTCTGCCGCTGGGACGCCGCCGCCGGAGTCCTCGAACCGCTCGGCGAGACCCCCGTCGTCCCCGAGGGCACTCCCGGCCCCAGCTACCCCTCCGAAGTCGTCGTCGCCCCTGACGGGCGCTTCCTCTGGGTCGCCGTGCGCGGGGACGACACCCTCGCCGTGCTCGCCCTCGACCCCGACGGGGCCAAGGCCGCCCTGGTCGCCACCGTGCCCTGCGGCGGCACCTGGCCCCGCGACCTGACCCTCGGCCCGTCCGGGCGGTACCTGTACGCCGCCAACGAGCGCTCCGGCGACGTCACCTGGTTCGGCCTCGACCCCGAGACCGGCATCCCCGCGCGCGTGGGCTCCATCGAGGCCCCTGCCGCCTCCTGCGTCGTCTTCGGCTGAGGCCGGGCCCCCTCGGGGGCGCCTTGGCCGTACGTCGACACGCCGAAGGGCCCGCACCGGACTTCCGGTGCGGGCCCTTCGACGTACGGGCGGGGTGGCGGGCCTCAGAGCGAGGGCGCGCCCTGCGGCTGCTGCGGCGGGATGCCGAGGGCGGCCGTGTACTGCGAGAGCACGAGCTTGCCGATCGCCGGGTAGGCCCCCAGCGGCTCGGCGGAGGCGCAGCCGGCCTCCTTCGAGGCCTCGTCGAGCAGGCCGTCGGCCAGCTCCGGGCCGATCAGGTACGGCGCCAGCGCGAGCTGCTCCGAACCGGAACCGCGCAGCTGCTCGGCGACGGAGGCGATCGAACCCTCCTGGTCGAGCGCGGCGGCGATCACCGGCACGGCGAGGCGCGCGGCCAGCAGCATGCCGGTGATTCCCGCGGCCTGCACGGCCTCCTCGCCGCCGACCGTGGCGAGGATGATGCCGTCGGCGGCCGTCGCGACCGTGAAGAGCCGGGCACGGTCGGCGCGGGCCAGACCCGCCTCGGAGAGACGCACGTGCAGCGCCTCGGCGAGCAGCGGGTGCGGGCCGAGGACGTCGGTGAGCTCGGCGGTGTTGCCGGCGTCCATCACGGCCTGCCGGATGTGACGCGTCTGCGCGCTGTCCGGACCCGCGAGCAGCGGTACGACGACCGAGGCCGGGCCCGTGGGAGCGCTGACCTCGCGGCCGGCGGCCAGGGCCAGCTCGTACCGCTCGGTGCGCAGCGTGGCGGCGACCGTCAGCACGGTCGCGAGCGAGGGGTACTCGCTGTCGTCGCCCTCGACGAAGCCGATCAGGGCGTCGAGGCCGGGCAGCTCGGAGCGGGCGATGCTCACGACCTCTTCGGCCAGCGAGCGTATGGCGGCGGACGGCGCGCCGGGCACAGCGAGAACCAGTGCGGGAGCGCCCTCGGGCGCCGCCGCGGGTTCGGGGCGACGGTGCCGCCCGGACTGACGGGGTCGAGGCATTCGTACAGGCAGGCCGGAAGCAGGCCCAGTGGGGGAGCTCATGGCGCCGCATGCTACTGGTTTCGCCCGGGGCGGCGTCGGCTGAGGTACGATCATGCGCCTTCTGCCCCTCTATGTCCCCCCGTGGCCCGTCCGGAATGCGGTCTCCGCCGTCGTCAGGGGACGACGCACCGGCTCCCACCTGGGCGGATGTCAGCGTTCGGCGGCGCCCTCGCCGGACAGGCGCAGCAGTGCGGGGTCCTCCGGCAGTCGCAGCGTGCCGGTGGCGAGCGCCGCCGAGAGCGCCACGGCCCCGGCCAGGGGATCCCCGGCGGGGGCTACGGTCCGGGCCTGCGGGAGGTGCTCCTCCAACTCCGCGCGCAGCGGTACGAGCAGGGGGTCGCCCATCTTGAACAGTCCGCCCGTCAGCGCCACCAGCGCCCCCGGCCCGGCCGGGCACGCCGCCTCGGCGGCCTCGGCGATGTGCCGGGCCGCCCGCGTCAGGATGTCCGCAGCCACCGGGTCCTCGGCGGCGCACCGTCCCACCTCGGGGGCGAAGGAGGCGAGCACCGCGGGCCGGTCGGTACGGGGGTAGAGCGCGCCCGGCAGGCCCGCCGCCGGACCGAACAGCTTCTCCGCCCGGGCCAGCAGCGCCGTCGAACCGCCGCTCCGCCCGTCGTACGCGCGCATGGCCGCCTCCAGGCCGGCCCGGCCGATCCAGGCGCCGCTGCCGCAGTCGCCGAGGAGGTGCCCCCAGCCGTCGGCCCGCCGCCAGGACGTCAGGTCCGTGCCGAGCGCGATCATGCCCGTACCGCCCGCGACGACGGCTCCCGGCCGCTGCCCGAGCGCACCGGCGTACGCGGTGACGGCGTCGGCCGCCAGCGCGAGCCGCCGTACGCCCCACGCGTCGGCGAAGGCGCCCGGCAGCTCGGCTCGCAGTTCGTCCCCGAGGGTCGCCATCCCGGCCGCGCCCACGGCCACGGCGACGACCGGCCGGGCGCCGTGAGGCTCCGCCAGGGCGCGCACGGCCGGCAGGACCTGGTCCAGGAAGTGCCGTGCGGAGATGCCGCCGGGGCCGGTGCGCACCGGTTCGTGCGAGGAGCGGGTGTCGAGCACGGCGCCGCTCGCCGCCTCGGCCAGCGCGATCCGGAGCCCCGACCCCCCGGAGTCGACACCGACGACCAGAGAGGCGCCCGGATCGTTCACGGAAGTCACGGAGCCGACTGGGGTCACGGTGCACCGTCCTCGCGACGAGTGGGGCGGGGGAGTGGGCGGAGTCTAGGGGGTGGCCGGTGAAGGCGCTCGAACCGGGGTGTCACTGTAGGCCGGTAGAGTGACGGACCGTGACAGCGCGACCTTTGAAGGAACTGGTGGAGCCCGGCTGGGCGGAGGCTCTGAGCCCCGTGGCAGGCCGCGTGGCGGAGATGGGTGACTTCCTGCGGGCGGAGATCGCCGCGGGCCGCACCTATCTGCCGGCCGGACAGCACGTACTGCGGGCGTTCCAGCAGCCCTTCGACGACGTGCGGGTGCTGATCGTGGGTCAGGACCCCTATCCGACACCGGGAATGGCGATCGGGCTGAGCTTCGCGGTCGCGCCCGAGGTCCGTCAGCTGCCGGGCAGCCTGGAGAACATCTTCCGGGAGCTGCACACCGACCTCGGGATGCCCCGGCCGTCGAACGGCGATCTGACCCCCTGGACCCGTCAGGGCGTCCTCCTCCTCAACAGGGCGCTGACCACGGCCCCGCGCAAGCCCGCCGCCCACCGCGGCAAGGGCTGGGAGGAGGTGACCGAGCAGGCGATCCGCGCGCTGGCCGCCCGGGGCAAGCCCCTGGTGTCGATCCTGTGGGGCCGCGATGCGCGCAACGCCCGCCCGCTCCTCGGCAATCTGCCCGCGGTCGAGTCCGCGCACCCGTCCCCGATGTCGGCGGACCGCGGCTTCTTCGGCTCCCGTCCCTTCAGCCGTGCCAACCAACTCCTCCTGGAGCAGGGCGCCCAGCCGGTGGACTGGCGCCTGCCCTGACCGGACCGTCGGCCTCCTTCGCGCGGAGGAGGCCACGGAAGCGCCGGATCGCCCCGGCTCAGATCGCGGCCGCCCGCACGCAGAGCACGTCCGGCAGGTGTTCGGCGAGGAGTTGCCAGCTGTCGCCGTCGTCGGCGCTCGCGTACACCTCGCCGTTGCGGTTGCCGAAGTACACGCCCGCCGGGTCCGCGTCGTCCGTGCACAGCGCGTCCCGGAGCACCGTGCCGTAGTGGTCGCCCTCGGGCAGGCCGCGGCTCAGCGGTTCCCAGGTGGCTCCGGCGTCGGTCGTGCGGTAGACCCGGCACCGGCGGCCGGCCGGGACCCGGTCGGAGTCCGCGGTGATGGGGAAGACATAGGCGGTGTCCGGGCGGTGCGGGTGCGCGGCGACTGCGAAGCCGAAGTCGGACGGCAGTCCGGCGCCGATGTCCGTCCAGCTGGCGCCCGCGTCGTCGCTGCGGAAGACGCCCCAGTGGTTCTGCAGGTAGAGCCGGTCGAGATCGCCCGCGTCCTGGGCGATCTTGTGGACGCACTGCCCGAAGACCGGGTGGGGGTCCGGCAGGAACACCGCCGACACGCCCTTGTTGGAGGGCTCCCAGGCGGCTCCGCCGTCCCGTGAGCGGAACACCCCGGCGGTGGAAACGGCGACGGTGACGGCCGACGGGTCGCGCCGGTCGGTCAGCACGGTGTGGACGGCTTCCCCGCCGCCGCCCGGCACCCACTGGGAGCGGGTCGGGTGCTCCCAC is a window encoding:
- a CDS encoding uracil-DNA glycosylase, whose amino-acid sequence is MTARPLKELVEPGWAEALSPVAGRVAEMGDFLRAEIAAGRTYLPAGQHVLRAFQQPFDDVRVLIVGQDPYPTPGMAIGLSFAVAPEVRQLPGSLENIFRELHTDLGMPRPSNGDLTPWTRQGVLLLNRALTTAPRKPAAHRGKGWEEVTEQAIRALAARGKPLVSILWGRDARNARPLLGNLPAVESAHPSPMSADRGFFGSRPFSRANQLLLEQGAQPVDWRLP
- a CDS encoding exo-alpha-sialidase, whose translation is MPDVLLTVGTRKGLFIGRRHDGRWEFDDPAFPAQAVYSVAIDTRWPTPRLLVGGDSAHWGPSVFHSDDLGRTWTEPARPAVKFPEDTGASLERVWQLHPAPEHSPGVVYAGTEPAALFRSADGGESFELVRPLWEHPTRSQWVPGGGGEAVHTVLTDRRDPSAVTVAVSTAGVFRSRDGGAAWEPSNKGVSAVFLPDPHPVFGQCVHKIAQDAGDLDRLYLQNHWGVFRSDDAGASWTDIGAGLPSDFGFAVAAHPHRPDTAYVFPITADSDRVPAGRRCRVYRTTDAGATWEPLSRGLPEGDHYGTVLRDALCTDDADPAGVYFGNRNGEVYASADDGDSWQLLAEHLPDVLCVRAAAI
- a CDS encoding lactonase family protein gives rise to the protein MGDTGTVRDRSAVRAYIGSFTSAGGRGVLAAEVDAQTGALTVTGGSDALADPSFLALAGPVLHAVSETEAGAVAAFDVSGPVPRLLGAPVPVRGASPTHLALAAGHLVTANYTSGSVTALPLAEDGTARPAATVLRHEGSGPVASRQAGPHAHQVLPDPSGRWIVSVDLGTDSVRICALDPATGALTLHGETALRPGTGPRHLAFHPAGTHAYVLNELEPTLTVCRWDAAAGVLEPLGETPVVPEGTPGPSYPSEVVVAPDGRFLWVAVRGDDTLAVLALDPDGAKAALVATVPCGGTWPRDLTLGPSGRYLYAANERSGDVTWFGLDPETGIPARVGSIEAPAASCVVFG
- a CDS encoding BadF/BadG/BcrA/BcrD ATPase family protein; protein product: MTSVNDPGASLVVGVDSGGSGLRIALAEAASGAVLDTRSSHEPVRTGPGGISARHFLDQVLPAVRALAEPHGARPVVAVAVGAAGMATLGDELRAELPGAFADAWGVRRLALAADAVTAYAGALGQRPGAVVAGGTGMIALGTDLTSWRRADGWGHLLGDCGSGAWIGRAGLEAAMRAYDGRSGGSTALLARAEKLFGPAAGLPGALYPRTDRPAVLASFAPEVGRCAAEDPVAADILTRAARHIAEAAEAACPAGPGALVALTGGLFKMGDPLLVPLRAELEEHLPQARTVAPAGDPLAGAVALSAALATGTLRLPEDPALLRLSGEGAAER